A single region of the Labeo rohita strain BAU-BD-2019 chromosome 3, IGBB_LRoh.1.0, whole genome shotgun sequence genome encodes:
- the pdpk1a gene encoding 3-phosphoinositide-dependent protein kinase 1a isoform X2, which yields MSESVSCLLSVCVLLAQYDAAPIQPSVVLCSCASSSMVRTQLNSNLPHCLSMEVRGGEASAQPKTSTIKPPQSRKKEDFSFGKILGEGSFSTVVLAKELATGKEYAMKILEKNHIRKENKAHYVIREKDILSSIDHPFFVKLFFTFQDSHKLYFALSYAKNGELLRYIRKIGSFDETCTRFYTSEIVCALEYLHAMGIIHRDLKPENILLSENMHIQITDFGTAKQLSTDSAQTRANSFVGTAQYVSPELLTEKSACKSSDLWALGCIIYQLVAGLPPFRAGNEYLIFQKIIKLEYEFPEKFFPKAKDLVQRLLSLDPRKRLGCEEMGGFNPLKGHMFFETISWENLPVQTPPKLTPYLPAMAEDDEDYYGNYEDLLSQFSSLQVVPSSSFQIVPLRSCSNIEQYIHDLDSNSFELDLQFSSEEKRLLLQKQTSGNPWHQFVENNLIYKMGPVDKRKGLFARRRQLLLTEGPHLYYVDPVNKVLKGEIPWSPELRPEAKNFKTFFVHTPNRTYYLMDPSGNADKWCKKIQEVWGTVYH from the exons ATGTCTGAGTCTGTGTCATGTTtgctctctgtgtgtgttttgctcgCTCAGTACGATGCTGCTCCCATCCAGCCTAGCGTGGTGTTGTGCTCCTGTGCTTCTTCATCAATGGTAAGGACTCAGCTCAACTCCAACCTTCCTCACTGTCTCAGCATGGAGGTCCGCGGGGGTGAGGCAAGCGCTCAGCCAAAGACGTCTACCATCAAGCCTCCGCAATCACGCAAGAAGGAGGATTTCAGCTTTGGCAAAATTTTAGGAGAGGGTTCCTTCTCAACG GTTGTGCTTGCGAAGGAACTGGCCACAGGAAAAGAATATGCAA TGAAGATTCTAGAGAAGAATCACATCAGGAAAGAGAATAAAGCACACTATGTAATCAGAGAGAAGGATATATTGTCAAGCATAGATCATCCCTTTTTCGTAAAGCTCTTCTTCACGTTTCAAGATTCCCATAAACTAT ATTTCGCCCTCAGTTATGCAAAGAATGGAGAATTACTTAGATACATTCGCAAAATAGGCTCATTTGATGAGACTTGCACAAGATTCTACACTTCTGAGATAGTTTGTGCACTCGAGTATTTGCACGCAATGGGAATTATTCACAG ggaCCTTAAGCCGGAGAACATTTTATTGAGTGAAAACATGCACATTCAAATTACGGATTTCGGGACGGCAAAACAGTTGTCGACGGACAGCGCTCAAA CAAGAGCCAATTCTTTTGTTGGCACTGCACAGTATGTTTCTCCAGAGCTGCTGACGGAAAAATCAGCTTGCAAAAG ttCTGACCTCTGGGCACTGGGTTGCATAATCTACCAGCTGGTTGCCGGATTACCTCCGTTTAGAGCCGG GAACGAGTACTTGATTTTCCAAAAGATAATCAAGCTTGAATATGAATTTCCTGAGAAGTTCTTCCCTAAGGCTAAAGATCTGGTGCAGCGACTGTTG TCTTTGGACCCTAGAAAGCGGCTAGGATGTGAGGAAATGGGTGGGTTCAATCCACTGAAAGGCCACATGTTCTTTGAGACAATCTCATGGGAGAACTTGCCTGTTCAGACTCCACCCAAGCTGACGCCTTACCTACCAGCCATGGCTGAAGATGATGAAGACTACTATGGCAAT TATGAAGATCTCCTCAGTCAGTTCAGCAGCCTGCAAGTGGTCCCGTCCAGCTCATTTCAGATCGTCCCGCTGAGATCCTGCAGCAATATTGAGCAGTACATCCATGATCTGGACAGCAACTCCTTTGAGCTGGACCTGCAGTTCTCCAGCGAGGAGAAACGACTTCTGCTGCAGAAGCAAACAAGTGGCAACCCTTG GCACCAGTTTGTTGAAAATAACCTGATATATAAAATGGGACCTGTTGACAAACGAAAG GGACTGTTTGCTCGACGCCGTCAGCTTTTACTGACAGAAGGGCCACATCTATATTATGTGGATCCTGTGAATAAAGTACTAAAGGGGGAAATTCCATGGTCTCCAGAGTTGCGTCCCGAGGCCAAAAATTTCAAGACCTTTTTTGTCCATACg CCAAACAGGACATATTATCTAATGGATCCTAGTGGCAATGCAGACAAGTGGTGTAAGAAGATTCAAGAGGTGTGGGGAACAGTATATCACTAA
- the pdpk1a gene encoding 3-phosphoinositide-dependent protein kinase 1a isoform X1 — protein MAKTKSQAYDAAPIQPSVVLCSCASSSMVRTQLNSNLPHCLSMEVRGGEASAQPKTSTIKPPQSRKKEDFSFGKILGEGSFSTVVLAKELATGKEYAMKILEKNHIRKENKAHYVIREKDILSSIDHPFFVKLFFTFQDSHKLYFALSYAKNGELLRYIRKIGSFDETCTRFYTSEIVCALEYLHAMGIIHRDLKPENILLSENMHIQITDFGTAKQLSTDSAQTRANSFVGTAQYVSPELLTEKSACKSSDLWALGCIIYQLVAGLPPFRAGNEYLIFQKIIKLEYEFPEKFFPKAKDLVQRLLSLDPRKRLGCEEMGGFNPLKGHMFFETISWENLPVQTPPKLTPYLPAMAEDDEDYYGNNGESSNDVRLTACAEHPYSLYSDRQSPYEDLLSQFSSLQVVPSSSFQIVPLRSCSNIEQYIHDLDSNSFELDLQFSSEEKRLLLQKQTSGNPWHQFVENNLIYKMGPVDKRKGLFARRRQLLLTEGPHLYYVDPVNKVLKGEIPWSPELRPEAKNFKTFFVHTPNRTYYLMDPSGNADKWCKKIQEVWGTVYH, from the exons TACGATGCTGCTCCCATCCAGCCTAGCGTGGTGTTGTGCTCCTGTGCTTCTTCATCAATGGTAAGGACTCAGCTCAACTCCAACCTTCCTCACTGTCTCAGCATGGAGGTCCGCGGGGGTGAGGCAAGCGCTCAGCCAAAGACGTCTACCATCAAGCCTCCGCAATCACGCAAGAAGGAGGATTTCAGCTTTGGCAAAATTTTAGGAGAGGGTTCCTTCTCAACG GTTGTGCTTGCGAAGGAACTGGCCACAGGAAAAGAATATGCAA TGAAGATTCTAGAGAAGAATCACATCAGGAAAGAGAATAAAGCACACTATGTAATCAGAGAGAAGGATATATTGTCAAGCATAGATCATCCCTTTTTCGTAAAGCTCTTCTTCACGTTTCAAGATTCCCATAAACTAT ATTTCGCCCTCAGTTATGCAAAGAATGGAGAATTACTTAGATACATTCGCAAAATAGGCTCATTTGATGAGACTTGCACAAGATTCTACACTTCTGAGATAGTTTGTGCACTCGAGTATTTGCACGCAATGGGAATTATTCACAG ggaCCTTAAGCCGGAGAACATTTTATTGAGTGAAAACATGCACATTCAAATTACGGATTTCGGGACGGCAAAACAGTTGTCGACGGACAGCGCTCAAA CAAGAGCCAATTCTTTTGTTGGCACTGCACAGTATGTTTCTCCAGAGCTGCTGACGGAAAAATCAGCTTGCAAAAG ttCTGACCTCTGGGCACTGGGTTGCATAATCTACCAGCTGGTTGCCGGATTACCTCCGTTTAGAGCCGG GAACGAGTACTTGATTTTCCAAAAGATAATCAAGCTTGAATATGAATTTCCTGAGAAGTTCTTCCCTAAGGCTAAAGATCTGGTGCAGCGACTGTTG TCTTTGGACCCTAGAAAGCGGCTAGGATGTGAGGAAATGGGTGGGTTCAATCCACTGAAAGGCCACATGTTCTTTGAGACAATCTCATGGGAGAACTTGCCTGTTCAGACTCCACCCAAGCTGACGCCTTACCTACCAGCCATGGCTGAAGATGATGAAGACTACTATGGCAAT AATGGTGAATCTTCTAATGATGTCAGATTGACGGCTTGTGCTGAACATCCTTATTCCCTCTACTCTGACCGTCAGTCTCCT TATGAAGATCTCCTCAGTCAGTTCAGCAGCCTGCAAGTGGTCCCGTCCAGCTCATTTCAGATCGTCCCGCTGAGATCCTGCAGCAATATTGAGCAGTACATCCATGATCTGGACAGCAACTCCTTTGAGCTGGACCTGCAGTTCTCCAGCGAGGAGAAACGACTTCTGCTGCAGAAGCAAACAAGTGGCAACCCTTG GCACCAGTTTGTTGAAAATAACCTGATATATAAAATGGGACCTGTTGACAAACGAAAG GGACTGTTTGCTCGACGCCGTCAGCTTTTACTGACAGAAGGGCCACATCTATATTATGTGGATCCTGTGAATAAAGTACTAAAGGGGGAAATTCCATGGTCTCCAGAGTTGCGTCCCGAGGCCAAAAATTTCAAGACCTTTTTTGTCCATACg CCAAACAGGACATATTATCTAATGGATCCTAGTGGCAATGCAGACAAGTGGTGTAAGAAGATTCAAGAGGTGTGGGGAACAGTATATCACTAA
- the pdpk1a gene encoding 3-phosphoinositide-dependent protein kinase 1a isoform X3, giving the protein MAKTKSQAYDAAPIQPSVVLCSCASSSMVRTQLNSNLPHCLSMEVRGGEASAQPKTSTIKPPQSRKKEDFSFGKILGEGSFSTVVLAKELATGKEYAMKILEKNHIRKENKAHYVIREKDILSSIDHPFFVKLFFTFQDSHKLYFALSYAKNGELLRYIRKIGSFDETCTRFYTSEIVCALEYLHAMGIIHRDLKPENILLSENMHIQITDFGTAKQLSTDSAQTRANSFVGTAQYVSPELLTEKSACKSSDLWALGCIIYQLVAGLPPFRAGNEYLIFQKIIKLEYEFPEKFFPKAKDLVQRLLSLDPRKRLGCEEMGGFNPLKGHMFFETISWENLPVQTPPKLTPYLPAMAEDDEDYYGNYEDLLSQFSSLQVVPSSSFQIVPLRSCSNIEQYIHDLDSNSFELDLQFSSEEKRLLLQKQTSGNPWHQFVENNLIYKMGPVDKRKGLFARRRQLLLTEGPHLYYVDPVNKVLKGEIPWSPELRPEAKNFKTFFVHTPNRTYYLMDPSGNADKWCKKIQEVWGTVYH; this is encoded by the exons TACGATGCTGCTCCCATCCAGCCTAGCGTGGTGTTGTGCTCCTGTGCTTCTTCATCAATGGTAAGGACTCAGCTCAACTCCAACCTTCCTCACTGTCTCAGCATGGAGGTCCGCGGGGGTGAGGCAAGCGCTCAGCCAAAGACGTCTACCATCAAGCCTCCGCAATCACGCAAGAAGGAGGATTTCAGCTTTGGCAAAATTTTAGGAGAGGGTTCCTTCTCAACG GTTGTGCTTGCGAAGGAACTGGCCACAGGAAAAGAATATGCAA TGAAGATTCTAGAGAAGAATCACATCAGGAAAGAGAATAAAGCACACTATGTAATCAGAGAGAAGGATATATTGTCAAGCATAGATCATCCCTTTTTCGTAAAGCTCTTCTTCACGTTTCAAGATTCCCATAAACTAT ATTTCGCCCTCAGTTATGCAAAGAATGGAGAATTACTTAGATACATTCGCAAAATAGGCTCATTTGATGAGACTTGCACAAGATTCTACACTTCTGAGATAGTTTGTGCACTCGAGTATTTGCACGCAATGGGAATTATTCACAG ggaCCTTAAGCCGGAGAACATTTTATTGAGTGAAAACATGCACATTCAAATTACGGATTTCGGGACGGCAAAACAGTTGTCGACGGACAGCGCTCAAA CAAGAGCCAATTCTTTTGTTGGCACTGCACAGTATGTTTCTCCAGAGCTGCTGACGGAAAAATCAGCTTGCAAAAG ttCTGACCTCTGGGCACTGGGTTGCATAATCTACCAGCTGGTTGCCGGATTACCTCCGTTTAGAGCCGG GAACGAGTACTTGATTTTCCAAAAGATAATCAAGCTTGAATATGAATTTCCTGAGAAGTTCTTCCCTAAGGCTAAAGATCTGGTGCAGCGACTGTTG TCTTTGGACCCTAGAAAGCGGCTAGGATGTGAGGAAATGGGTGGGTTCAATCCACTGAAAGGCCACATGTTCTTTGAGACAATCTCATGGGAGAACTTGCCTGTTCAGACTCCACCCAAGCTGACGCCTTACCTACCAGCCATGGCTGAAGATGATGAAGACTACTATGGCAAT TATGAAGATCTCCTCAGTCAGTTCAGCAGCCTGCAAGTGGTCCCGTCCAGCTCATTTCAGATCGTCCCGCTGAGATCCTGCAGCAATATTGAGCAGTACATCCATGATCTGGACAGCAACTCCTTTGAGCTGGACCTGCAGTTCTCCAGCGAGGAGAAACGACTTCTGCTGCAGAAGCAAACAAGTGGCAACCCTTG GCACCAGTTTGTTGAAAATAACCTGATATATAAAATGGGACCTGTTGACAAACGAAAG GGACTGTTTGCTCGACGCCGTCAGCTTTTACTGACAGAAGGGCCACATCTATATTATGTGGATCCTGTGAATAAAGTACTAAAGGGGGAAATTCCATGGTCTCCAGAGTTGCGTCCCGAGGCCAAAAATTTCAAGACCTTTTTTGTCCATACg CCAAACAGGACATATTATCTAATGGATCCTAGTGGCAATGCAGACAAGTGGTGTAAGAAGATTCAAGAGGTGTGGGGAACAGTATATCACTAA
- the kctd5a gene encoding BTB/POZ domain-containing protein KCTD5a produces MGGHSDSQTPHTSCSRSVPSVRQRESSGGMAEKSPDPSGSNGRRCPALSPGDRLQPSGSGSAKWVRLNVGGTYFLTTRQTLCRDPKSFLYRLCQADPDLDSDKDETGAYLIDRDPTYFGPVLNYLRHGKLVLNRGLAEEGVLEEAEFYNITSLIKLVKDKIRERDCKTAQLPVKHVYRVLQCQEEELTQMVSTMSDGWKFEQLVSIGSSYNYGNEDQAEFLCVVSKELHNQSYGTNSEPSEKAKILQEQGSRM; encoded by the exons ATGGGAGGGCACAGCGACTCTCAAACTCCGCACACTTCCTGCTCTCGCTCAGTTCCATCAGTAAGGCAGCGGGAGAGCAGTGGAGGGATGGCGGAGAAGAGCCCTGACCCGAGCGGCTCGAACGGTCGGAGGTGTCCCGCTCTTTCTCCCGGAGACAGACTGCAGCCGTCTGGAAGCGGCTCGGCCAAATGGGTTCGTCTGAACGTCGGCGGCACGTACTTTCTCACGACGAGACAAACGCTGTGCAGAGACCCGAAATCTTTCCTGTACCGCCTGTGCCAGGCCGACCCCGACCTCGACTCTGACAAG GATGAAACAGGTGCTTATTTGATAGACCGGgatcccacttattttggtCCGGTGCTCAACTATCTGAGACACGGGAAGCTGGTGCTGAACCGAGGCCTAGCAGAGGAAG GTGTGCTGGAAGAGGCTGAATTCTACAATATCACTTCACTGATTAAACTGGTCAAAGACAAAATCAGAGAGAGGGATTGTAAAACGGCTCAG CTGCCTGTGAAGCACGTCTACAGAGTTCTGCAGTGTCAGGAGGAGGAACTGACACAGATGGTCTCCACCATGTCAGATGGCTGGAAGTTCGAACAG TTGGTTAGTATCGGCTCTTCGTACAACTACGGAAATGAGGATCAAGCAGAGTTCCTCTGCGTGGTCTCCAAGGAGCTGCACAATCAGTCATACGGCACAAACAGCGAGCCCAGTGAAAAGGCCAAG ATCCTTCAAGAACAAGGCTCTCGAATGTGA